A portion of the Clupea harengus chromosome 18, Ch_v2.0.2, whole genome shotgun sequence genome contains these proteins:
- the LOC105895466 gene encoding LOW QUALITY PROTEIN: E3 ubiquitin-protein ligase TRIM39 (The sequence of the model RefSeq protein was modified relative to this genomic sequence to represent the inferred CDS: deleted 2 bases in 1 codon; substituted 1 base at 1 genomic stop codon), whose product MPFSRSFLSEEQFQCSICLDVFDNPVSTPCGHSFCKACIGRYWDAAKLCQCPLCKETFQKKPQLHINRTLREITEQFKRMTGDEGACGGRDEAACVRGEERLTKPGEIPGDLFTQGKRKVPKNSLREDTQSRLWXRPPDADPSSASDFARRVSYRRYTLSGAADAKHVALCPKHHQQLEMFCRTDQQCICVECAEHDHQSHSTVPAESQWEESKSHIGITKLDIKEKISERQRKVEEIKSSMVDIQMSAERETQGSVRVFSALVESIERSQAELLEVIEINRRSAEHQAEGMIRELEQEVLELRKRSGALGNLLRTDNYVKCLTSYYSTLSSPPPIKDWSGVSVTSDLCTRKVYQSLCQLLERFQEELQRLPEVGIKNHMEPPVMTLQPKQKRMQDYTADITLDSNTAHPRLILSDDRKKVRCGDRHQPLPDGPERFDRVVCVLGREGFDSGRHYWEVEVGGKTDWDVGVASSSINRKGKITVNPGNGYWFLSLRDKTNYAFRTEPSTTLPVNLRPQKIGVFVDYEKGQVSFYNVEAKIHIYTFQDAFCKPIHPFFSPCTNKSGKNEAPLIITPVLLD is encoded by the exons ATGCCTTTCTCCCGTAGCTTCCTGTCAGAGGAGCAGTTCCAGTGTTCCATCTGTCTGGATGTGTTTGACAACCCCGTCTCCACCCCATGCGGTCACAGCTTCTGCAAGGCCTGCATCGGCCGCTACTGGGACGCCGCTAAGCTGTGCCAGTGCCCCCTCTGCAAAGAGACCTTCCAGAAGAAGCCCCAGCTCCACATCAACCGCACCCTGCGTGAGATCACGGAGCAGTTCAAGCGGATGACGGGAGATGAGGGGGCCTGCGGGGGGCGAGATGAAGCTGCTTGcgttagaggagaggagcggctCACCAAACCCGGGGAGATACCGGGGGATCTCTTCACACAGGGGAAGAGGAAGGTGCCCAAGAACTCACTGCGAGAGGACACCCAGTCACGGCTATGGTGACGC CCTCCGGACGCGGATCCGTCCTCCGCCTCGGACTTCGCGCGCCGGGTGTCCTACCGGAGGTACACGCTGAGCGGGGCTGCGGACGCCAAACACGTGGCTCTCTGCCCCAAGCACCACCAGCAGCTGGAGATGTTCTGCAGGACGGACCAGCAGTGCATCTGTGTGGAGTGTGCTGAGCACGACCATCAGTCTCACAGCACCGTCCCGGCAGAGAGCCAGTGGGAAGAGAGTAAG TCACACATAGGCATCACAAAGCTTGACATAAAGGAAAAGATTAGCGAGCGACAGAGAAAGGTGGAGGAAATCAAATCATCCATGGTGGACATCCAG ATGTCTGCCGAGCGGGAGACTCAGGGAAGCGTGCGCGTGTTCTCAGCGCTGGTGGAGTCCATCGAGCGGAGCCAGGCAGAGCTGCTTGAGGTGATCGAGATCAACAGACGCTCGGCGGAGCACCAGGCCGAGGGGATGATCcgagagctggagcaggaggtgctggagctgaggaagaggagcggtGCTCTGGGGAACCTGCTCCGTACAGACAACTATGTGAAGTGCCTTACG AGCTACTACTCGACCCTTTCCAGTCCTCCGCCAATCAAAGACTGGTCTGgggtctctgtgacctctgacctctgcaccAGGAAGGTGTACCAGAGTCTATGTCAGCTACTGGAGCGCTTCCAGGAAGAGTTACAGAGACTTCCAGAAGTAG GTATCAAAAATCATATGGAACCCCCTGTGATGACGCTCCAGCCAA AACAGAAGAGGATGCAAGACTACACAG CGGACATCACTCTGGATTCAAACACCGCCCACCCTCGACTCATTCTGTCAGATGACAGGAAGAAGGTGAGGTGCGGTGACCGGCACCAGCCGCTTCCAGACGGCCCAGAACGCTTTGACCGCGTGGTGTGTGTACTGGGCCGAGAAGGCTTCGACTCGGGGCGACACTactgggaggtggaggtggggggtaaAACTGACTGGGACGTGGGTGTAGCCAGCAGCTCCATCAACAGGAAGGGCAAAATCACAGTGAACCCCGGCAATGGATACTGGTTTCTCAGCCTGCGAGACAAGACCAACTACGCCTTCCGCACAGAGCCTTCCACTACCCTGCCCGTCAACCTACGGCCACAGAAAATTGGGGTGTTTGTGGATTATGAAAAGGGCCAGGTGTCCTTTTATAACGTGGAAGCGAAGATACACATTTACACCTTTCAAGATGCGTTCTGTAAGCCCATTCATCCTTTCTTCAGCCCCTGCACCAATAAGTCAGGCAAGAATGAAGCACCACTTATCATCACACCTGTGCTGTTGGACTAA